The following coding sequences lie in one Mucilaginibacter sp. KACC 22773 genomic window:
- a CDS encoding SDR family oxidoreductase, which translates to MSKIALITGATSGIGEACAHVFAREGYSLVLTGRRLERLEKLAGHLNKKYDTEIAISSFDVSDRAQVQENLDGIPAQWKNVDVLINNAGLSQGLDPIQNGNIDDWETMIDTNVKGLLYVSRIVSNWMIENGKGHIINLGSIAGKEVYLNGNVYCATKHAVDALNKGMRIDLLPHGIRVTAVHPGAVETEFSEVRFKGDKERAKKVYDGFEPLVAQDIAETIWFVASRPPHVNINDLVIMPTAQATAGNIFRK; encoded by the coding sequence ATGAGTAAAATTGCATTAATCACAGGCGCAACATCGGGCATAGGCGAGGCATGCGCACACGTATTTGCCCGCGAAGGATATAGTCTGGTACTTACCGGCCGCAGACTGGAAAGACTGGAGAAACTGGCCGGTCATTTAAATAAAAAATATGATACGGAGATAGCCATATCGTCATTTGATGTGAGCGACCGTGCCCAGGTGCAGGAAAACCTTGATGGCATACCCGCCCAATGGAAAAATGTTGATGTATTGATTAATAATGCCGGGCTAAGCCAGGGACTCGATCCGATACAAAACGGTAATATTGATGACTGGGAAACCATGATTGATACCAATGTTAAAGGTTTATTATATGTAAGCCGCATCGTATCAAACTGGATGATTGAAAACGGTAAAGGCCATATCATTAATTTAGGCTCGATAGCGGGCAAAGAGGTTTATCTTAACGGAAACGTATATTGCGCTACCAAACATGCCGTTGATGCTTTAAACAAAGGGATGCGTATTGATTTGCTGCCTCACGGCATCAGGGTTACAGCAGTGCATCCCGGCGCCGTAGAAACCGAGTTTTCGGAAGTGCGCTTTAAAGGGGATAAGGAAAGGGCCAAAAAAGTGTATGATGGCTTTGAACCCCTGGTAGCACAGGATATTGCCGAAACCATTTGGTTTGTAGCATCGCGCCCGCCCCATGTAAACATCAACGACCTGGTAATTATGCCAACAGCACAAGCCACGGCCGGGAATATATTTAGGAAGTAG
- a CDS encoding GatB/YqeY domain-containing protein, which translates to MSLITQIDQDIKLAMLAKQPDRLRGLRAIKSALLLAKTEKGAAEELTEEAEIKVLQKLIKQRKESADIYRTQNREDLYEIEMEEMRVIEPYLPQQMTRFEIEGYLEELIGRIGATSTKDLGRVMGMANKELAGQADGKTISEVVRQLLG; encoded by the coding sequence ATGTCACTAATCACACAAATAGACCAGGATATAAAGCTGGCTATGCTGGCCAAACAGCCAGATCGTTTAAGGGGGCTGCGGGCTATAAAATCGGCCTTGTTATTAGCCAAAACTGAAAAAGGTGCCGCCGAGGAACTTACCGAAGAGGCTGAAATTAAAGTGCTGCAAAAACTGATAAAACAGCGTAAAGAATCGGCAGATATTTACCGTACGCAAAACCGCGAAGATCTGTACGAGATTGAGATGGAAGAAATGCGCGTAATTGAACCTTATTTGCCACAACAAATGACCCGTTTTGAAATTGAAGGCTACTTAGAAGAATTGATAGGCCGTATAGGTGCCACATCAACAAAAGATTTAGGCCGTGTTATGGGTATGGCCAATAAGGAGCTTGCGGGCCAGGCCGATGGCAAAACTATATCAGAAGTTGTACGCCAATTATTAGGATAG